One genomic segment of Hordeum vulgare subsp. vulgare chromosome 2H, MorexV3_pseudomolecules_assembly, whole genome shotgun sequence includes these proteins:
- the LOC123426070 gene encoding nucleolin-like isoform X1, whose protein sequence is MEDQTPAPRRPLFDLNVAMEDFEEEEEEEPQEVEEVVEVEEVVEEEEEEEEGPEEMIMEEETAAPAPTEDEDAIVEKEVVEEVGVSGEGGEDEGRRKRRKEYEVFVFGLPREAMEDDVAAALTEAGEVEEVRLVRDPAQPQLNKGFAFARFAEVWQARWAANDLRTAMIKGKACGICKNNDNETLHLRNICFDWSKEDLAEKLKTFELENLEDINLIEHPDRKGRNRGYAFLDFSSHVDAVAGFLKLQKRDLFLGTDVRAQISFSNTISQDDKVMEKVKSVFLDGLPPHWDEDDVREKFGKFGEIDNIQLARNMFTAKRKDFGFISFTTRQAALGCIDMVNKGRFGEGSGKIRMKATLQRPKPTFKKPSWQGDTHMLGVRRGFIGKSYGDREPHPNRFRHLGPERRPYSNHSNYRHQPMVGRLPPMAVDDGERPVSVREYRSYYRRDSTVPDPSHKYGRTHLGSRIREGYVESRYDNKYPKHKHAAYEASSMQGDQYSRSKYRHSYLERAHDESCPECIRGDHNSSAYQNGHYSSVDKAGHHYQCENVEEFAATSDGSEKGYYNKTEHELTVASTSQVALQRKEPYCRVEPELLPSSPAMCNCSECYKGQKSAAAPSSSQSEITRSHSNPQVAAPHRRIAKPFHDQRSFVPDEYDEVEYTVRERRGRYLSARDERKYSRQGR, encoded by the exons ATGGAAGACCAGACGCCGGCCCCACGCCGGCCGCTCTTCGACCTCAACGTCGCCATGGAGGattttgaggaggaggaggaggaggagccccaggaggtggaggaggtcgtcGAGGTGGAGGAAGtagttgaggaggaggaggaagaggaagagggtccCGAGGAGATGATCATGGAGGAGGAGACGGCGGCGCCGGCGCCGACCGAGGATGAAGACGCTATTGTGGAGAAGGAGGTCGTGGAGGAGGTGGGGGTGTCTGGGGAAGGAGGGGAGGACGaggggaggaggaaaaggaggaaggagTACGAGGTCTTCGTctttgggctgccgcgggaagccatggaggatgacgtcgcgGCGGCGCTCACCGAGGCCGGCGAGGTCGAGGAGGTGCGGCTCGTCCGGGATCCGGCGCAGCCGCAGCTTAACAAGGGCTTTGCCTTTGCACGTTTCGCCGAGGTCTGGCAGGCGCGGTGGGCAGCCAACGACCTCCGCACGGCTATG ATCAAGGGAAAAGCTTGTGGAATATGTAAGAACAATGATAATGAGACCCTTCATCTTCGGAACATTTGCTTCGATTGGTCAAAAGAAGAT TTAGCGGAGAAGCTGAAAACTTTTGAGTTGGAAAACCTTGAAGATATCAATTTAATTGAGCACCCGGATAGAAAGGGAAGAAATAGAGGCTATGCATTTCTTGACTTCAGCTCACATGTGGATGCTGTTGCTGGATTTCTTAAACTACAGAAAAGAGATCTGTTTCTTGGTACTGATGTTAGAGCACAAATATCATTTTCAAACACTATTTCACAAGATGATAAGGTTATGGAGAAG GTAAAATctgttttcttggatggcttaccgCCTCATTGGGATGAAGATGATGTGAgggaaaagtttggaaagtttgGTGAAATTGATAATATACAACTTGCTAGAAATATGTTTACAGCAAAACGAAAAGATTTTGGTTTCATCAGCTTTACTACAAGACAAGCGGCATTAGGTTGCATTGATATGGTTAATAAAGGTCGCTTTGGTGAAGGTAGTGGAAAG ATCCGCATGAAGGCTACTCTACAAAGACCAAAGCCTACTTTCAAAAAGCCTTCATGGCAAGGAGATACTCACATGTTGGGCGTCAGGAGAGGATTTATTGGTAAAAGTTATGGTGACAGAGAGCCCCACCCTAACAGATTCAGGCATTTAGGTCCTGAAAGACGTCCTTATTCAAATCATAGCAACTACCGTCACCAACCTATGGTTGGCCGGTTGCCTCCTATGGCAGTTGATGATGGAGAAAGGCCTGTTTCAGTGCGAGAATACAGGTCTTACTACAGAAGAGATTCTACAGTACCTG ACCCCAGCCATAAATATGGAAGGACACACCTGGGGAGCAGAATCCGGGAAGGTTATGTTGAGAGTCGATATGATAATAAATATCCAAAACATAAGCATGCAGCATATGAAGCATCATCCATGCAAGGAGATCAATACAGCAGGAGTAAATATAGACATTCATACTTGGAGAGGGCACATGATGAATCTTGCCCAGAATGCATTAGAGGTGATCATAACTCGAGTGCTTATCAGAATGGCCATTACTCCAGCGTTGACAAGGCTGGTCACCACTATCAGTGTGAGAatgttgaagaatttgctgcaaccAGTGATGGATCGGAGAAGGGCTACTATAATAAGACA GAGCATGAGCTCACGGTGGCTTCAACTTCTCAAGTAGCACTTCAGCGCAAGGAACCCTACTGCAGGGTG GAACCAGAGTTATTGCCTTCAAGTCCTGCGATGTGTAATTGTAGCGAATGCTACAAG GGGCAGAAGTCAGCAGCAGCCCCTTCAAGCTCTCAAAGCGAGATAACTAGAAGTCATTCCAATCCTCAAGTTGCTGCCCCCCATCGCCGGATTGCTAAACCTTTTCATGACCAGCGGAG CTTTGTTCCTGATGAGTATGATGAGGTGGAGTATACAGTCAGGGAACGCAGAGGCCGATATTTATCTGCAAGAGACGAAAGGAAATACTCTAGGCAAGGACGATAG
- the LOC123426070 gene encoding nucleolin-like isoform X2, whose translation MEDQTPAPRRPLFDLNVAMEDFEEEEEEEPQEVEEVVEVEEVVEEEEEEEEGPEEMIMEEETAAPAPTEDEDAIVEKEVVEEVGVSGEGGEDEGRRKRRKEYEVFVFGLPREAMEDDVAAALTEAGEVEEVRLVRDPAQPQLNKGFAFARFAEVWQARWAANDLRTAMIKGKACGICKNNDNETLHLRNICFDWSKEDLAEKLKTFELENLEDINLIEHPDRKGRNRGYAFLDFSSHVDAVAGFLKLQKRDLFLGTDVRAQISFSNTISQDDKVMEKVKSVFLDGLPPHWDEDDVREKFGKFGEIDNIQLARNMFTAKRKDFGFISFTTRQAALGCIDMVNKGRFGEGSGKIRMKATLQRPKPTFKKPSWQGDTHMLGVRRGFIGKSYGDREPHPNRFRHLGPERRPYSNHSNYRHQPMVGRLPPMAVDDGERPVSVREYRSYYRRDSTVPDPSHKYGRTHLGSRIREGYVESRYDNKYPKHKHAAYEASSMQGDQYSRSKYRHSYLERAHDESCPECIRGDHNSSAYQNGHYSSVDKAGHHYQCENVEEFAATSDGSEKGYYNKTEHELTVASTSQVALQRKEPYCRVEPELLPSSPAMCNCSECYKKSAAAPSSSQSEITRSHSNPQVAAPHRRIAKPFHDQRSFVPDEYDEVEYTVRERRGRYLSARDERKYSRQGR comes from the exons ATGGAAGACCAGACGCCGGCCCCACGCCGGCCGCTCTTCGACCTCAACGTCGCCATGGAGGattttgaggaggaggaggaggaggagccccaggaggtggaggaggtcgtcGAGGTGGAGGAAGtagttgaggaggaggaggaagaggaagagggtccCGAGGAGATGATCATGGAGGAGGAGACGGCGGCGCCGGCGCCGACCGAGGATGAAGACGCTATTGTGGAGAAGGAGGTCGTGGAGGAGGTGGGGGTGTCTGGGGAAGGAGGGGAGGACGaggggaggaggaaaaggaggaaggagTACGAGGTCTTCGTctttgggctgccgcgggaagccatggaggatgacgtcgcgGCGGCGCTCACCGAGGCCGGCGAGGTCGAGGAGGTGCGGCTCGTCCGGGATCCGGCGCAGCCGCAGCTTAACAAGGGCTTTGCCTTTGCACGTTTCGCCGAGGTCTGGCAGGCGCGGTGGGCAGCCAACGACCTCCGCACGGCTATG ATCAAGGGAAAAGCTTGTGGAATATGTAAGAACAATGATAATGAGACCCTTCATCTTCGGAACATTTGCTTCGATTGGTCAAAAGAAGAT TTAGCGGAGAAGCTGAAAACTTTTGAGTTGGAAAACCTTGAAGATATCAATTTAATTGAGCACCCGGATAGAAAGGGAAGAAATAGAGGCTATGCATTTCTTGACTTCAGCTCACATGTGGATGCTGTTGCTGGATTTCTTAAACTACAGAAAAGAGATCTGTTTCTTGGTACTGATGTTAGAGCACAAATATCATTTTCAAACACTATTTCACAAGATGATAAGGTTATGGAGAAG GTAAAATctgttttcttggatggcttaccgCCTCATTGGGATGAAGATGATGTGAgggaaaagtttggaaagtttgGTGAAATTGATAATATACAACTTGCTAGAAATATGTTTACAGCAAAACGAAAAGATTTTGGTTTCATCAGCTTTACTACAAGACAAGCGGCATTAGGTTGCATTGATATGGTTAATAAAGGTCGCTTTGGTGAAGGTAGTGGAAAG ATCCGCATGAAGGCTACTCTACAAAGACCAAAGCCTACTTTCAAAAAGCCTTCATGGCAAGGAGATACTCACATGTTGGGCGTCAGGAGAGGATTTATTGGTAAAAGTTATGGTGACAGAGAGCCCCACCCTAACAGATTCAGGCATTTAGGTCCTGAAAGACGTCCTTATTCAAATCATAGCAACTACCGTCACCAACCTATGGTTGGCCGGTTGCCTCCTATGGCAGTTGATGATGGAGAAAGGCCTGTTTCAGTGCGAGAATACAGGTCTTACTACAGAAGAGATTCTACAGTACCTG ACCCCAGCCATAAATATGGAAGGACACACCTGGGGAGCAGAATCCGGGAAGGTTATGTTGAGAGTCGATATGATAATAAATATCCAAAACATAAGCATGCAGCATATGAAGCATCATCCATGCAAGGAGATCAATACAGCAGGAGTAAATATAGACATTCATACTTGGAGAGGGCACATGATGAATCTTGCCCAGAATGCATTAGAGGTGATCATAACTCGAGTGCTTATCAGAATGGCCATTACTCCAGCGTTGACAAGGCTGGTCACCACTATCAGTGTGAGAatgttgaagaatttgctgcaaccAGTGATGGATCGGAGAAGGGCTACTATAATAAGACA GAGCATGAGCTCACGGTGGCTTCAACTTCTCAAGTAGCACTTCAGCGCAAGGAACCCTACTGCAGGGTG GAACCAGAGTTATTGCCTTCAAGTCCTGCGATGTGTAATTGTAGCGAATGCTACAAG AAGTCAGCAGCAGCCCCTTCAAGCTCTCAAAGCGAGATAACTAGAAGTCATTCCAATCCTCAAGTTGCTGCCCCCCATCGCCGGATTGCTAAACCTTTTCATGACCAGCGGAG CTTTGTTCCTGATGAGTATGATGAGGTGGAGTATACAGTCAGGGAACGCAGAGGCCGATATTTATCTGCAAGAGACGAAAGGAAATACTCTAGGCAAGGACGATAG